A region from the Drosophila takahashii strain IR98-3 E-12201 chromosome 2L, DtakHiC1v2, whole genome shotgun sequence genome encodes:
- the LOC138914911 gene encoding uncharacterized protein: MQHKNPRDGSNEQNYNLRPFVKDKWVKQGPRTLDPEWRDAAGRAHEGHNGTRRPYIKPPGAGNWISRSQGFNPSRSVKIANAVGAYKEQDRYVETFGIGSSGISELRHSLALRLACPSESSSEQCDKRSRTRGESRRQKELLYLGHRVTSEGIGTDPEKVAAIAELEPPSTVKELRQYLGVASWYRRFVPDFAKIVKPLNDLLRKGSKWEWTQEHQMSFEEVKARLVADPVLACPDFNKTFTLQTDASDYGIGAILTQDTERGEKVISYSSRTLKSAEKNYSTTEKECLAIVWAIRKLKPYLEGYHFKVVTDHMALKWLNSIESPSGRIARWALELQQYDFEIAYRKGQLNVVADALSRQPVPETHRNIKETSAAEASAACSWFQELCDKIRTQPQKYPDYVMEGENLYRSIPHRAGSEDVVTWKMCVPRALRETVLKENHDSPAAGHVGGRRTIARLAARYYFLAEMGIRQQFTAPYTPQENPTERANKTVKTMIAQFAGQDQRTWDEKWPEIMLAVNSSISESTGYTPSFLTQGREPRLPSALYDRETLGTGRATETPDENAQKLKEVFEIVRRHLEKASQDQARYDGPYQVEDFVSPVICTIRNVNTKKERTIHVGELKQEQTQDTNEQQHQADATEKQQH, from the exons atgcaacatAAGAATCCGCGGGACGGCAGCAACGAGCAGAACTACAATTTAAGGCCGTTcgtgaaggacaagtgggtaaaacagggaccacggactttggacccggagtggagagatgccgcgggcagagcgcacGAGGGACATAACggtacccggaggccctatataaagccgccgggcgctggcaactggatcagtcgatcacaaGGATTCAATCCGTCAAGATCAGTCAAGATAGCAAA cgccgtgggagcctacaaggagcaagatcgctacgtcgagacgttcgggattggatcatcaggaatctccgaattgagacacag CCTCGCATTGCGCCTGGCGTGTCCCTCAGAGTCGAGCAGTGAGCAGTGCGATAAGAGATCGCGAACTCGGGGCGAGAGCCGTAGGCAG AAAGAGCTGCTGTACCTAGGACACCGAGTGACTAGCGAAGGAATAGGTACAGATCCGGAGAAAGTAGCGGCCATCGCCGAACTGGAACCACCCTCAACCGTCAAAGAACTTCGGCAATACCTGGGAGTAGCGTCGTGGTACCGCCGATTTGTGCCAGATTTTGCCAAAATAGTCAAACCATTGAATGACTTATTACGCAAAGGCAGTAAATGGGAATGGACACAGGAGCACCAGATGTCGTTCGAGGAAGTTAAGGCTAGACTCGTGGCAGATCCGGTACTAGCATGCCCGGATTTCAACAAAACGTTCACCCTGCAAACGGACGCCAGCGATTACGGCATCGGAGCGATATTAACCCAAGACACGGAAAGAGGGGAGAAGGTCATATCCTATTCAAGCCGGACGCTCAAAAGCGCTGAGAAGAACTACTCAACGACAGAAAAGGAATGCTTGGCAATTGTCTGGGCGATCCGAAAACTCAAGCCGTATCTGGAAGGTTACCACTTTAAAGTAGTAACTGACCATATGGCTCTGAAGTGGCTCAACAGCATAGAAAGCCCTTCAGGAAGGATCGCCAGATGGGCCCTGGAATTGCAACagtacgactttgagatagcGTACAGGAAGGGACAGCTGAACGTGGTGGCAGACGCTCTGTCAAGGCAGCCAGTGCCCGAAACGCACAGAAACATAAAAGAGACATCGGCGGCAGAAGCTTCAGCAGCGTGCAGCTGGTTTCAAGAGTTGTGCGACAAGATAAGGACCCAACCGCAAAAGTACCCGGACTACGTTATGGAAGGCGAGAATCTGTACAGAAGCATACCACATAGAGCGGGCAGTGAGGATGTTGTTACATGGAAGATGTGCGTCCCGAGAGCTCTACGGGAAACGGTGCTGAAAGAAAACCACGACTCACCAGCAGCTGGGCACGTAGGAGGCCGAAGGACAATAGCACGTTTGGCAGCCCGATACTATTTTCTGGCTGAGATGGGCATTAGACAGCAATTCACCGCACCCTATACACCGCAAGAAAACCCGACGGAGCGAGCAAACAAGACGGTCAAAACGATGATTGCACAGTTCGCAGGACAAGATCAGCGAACATGGGACGAAAAGTGGCCTGAGATCATGCTGGCCGTCAACTCAAGCATATCGGAATCCACTGGATACACTCCATCGTTTCTTACCCAAGGCAGGGAGCCACGACTACCGAGCGCCCTTTACGACAGAGAAACCTTAGGCACCGGACGAGCCACGGAAACCCCGGATGAAAACGCGCAGAAACTAAAGGAGGTCTTTGAGATCGTAAGGCGACATCTGGAGAAGGCCTCCCAGGACCAGGCTAG GTACGACGGGCCCTACCAGGTCGAAGACTTCGTCTCCCCGGTGATCTGCACAATACGGAACGTAAACACAAAGAAAGAACGGACCATACATGTAGGCGAGCTCAAGCAGGAACAAACACAAGACACAAACGAGCAACAGCATCAGGCAGACGCAACCgagaaacaacaacattgA
- the LOC138914912 gene encoding uncharacterized protein, which translates to MAAQQQPEGSSPGQGWSTIRRPTQAPRRIPMQAKDKDPMPDPSVSSDSDVMILEDSEEEAREWRICNAVDPTEQRIPVGAVGHARRRKAKPKAKVAAPLGHAEAVIQATVEQQWKRKAEVNEQQQQEEQRQQQEEQRQQQEERRRMMRQEAEKAHRRHLQEQAEVERLLKRAEEEERQLWEPPLAVPMTPRYTPEERGPRTIDPEDSWIPSPPRWIPEVPPTPRYEGAWEQGAPTEDVAEALEEVEKWRPARPPTPRFEKQQPQLELPQQQQQPQPQPETQQQQPQPEPQQQQHQPEAQQQQPQPETQQQQPQPEPPHQPSLEATFVRTDIPAAHVSNSIRQFVTEGVRWRQQTVIWTWPEGPAEDNEPPAETRIWEEAPQSNPRDPRRRGRPEVWTPPTPSTGPPTPPTPSTGPPTPPTPSTGPPTPAEVATERDGPLEKGPWVWPEPVASGRPRLLSQHSEPVTTTAAKRPMLMRQVSAPTSGEWQEVAQDEWPAGIMEEPEVEIARRKGGRRCVRVAMGDRAYRVRLCARDVRVFRQ; encoded by the coding sequence ATGGCTGCCCAGCAGCAACCAGAAGGATCCAGCCCGGGGCAAGGATGGTCGACCATCCGTCGGCCTACCCAAGCTCCGCGGCGGATCCCGATGCAGGCCAAGGATAAGGACCCCATGCCGGATCCCTCGGTCAGTTCGGACAGCGACGTGATGATCCTGGAGGACTCCGAGGAGGAAGCGAGGGAGTGGCGGATCTGCAACGCAGTGGACCCAACCGAGCAGCGCATCCCGGTCGGAGCGGTGGGCCACGCTAGGCGGAGGAAGGCCAAGCCGAAGGCCAAGGTGGCGGCCCCATTAGGCCATGCCGAGGCTGTTATCCAAGCCACGGTGGAACAGCAGTGGAAGAGGAAGGCGGAGGTgaacgagcagcagcagcaggaggaacagcggcagcagcaggaggaacagcggcagcagcaggaagAGCGGCGGCGAATGATGCGGCAGGAGGCCGAAAAGGCGCACCGACGGCACCTGCAGGAGCAGGCCGAAGTTGAGCGCCTGCTGAAgagggcggaggaggaggaacgcCAGCTGTGGGAGCCCCCACTAGCGGTCCCGATGACCCCGCGGTATACGCCGGAAGAACGCGGCCCGAGGACGATCGACCCCGAGGATTCGTGGATTCCGTCGCCACCGCGCTGGATCCCGGAGGTGCCCCCAACGCCCCGATACGAAGGGGCATGGGAGCAAGGCGCACCGACGGAGGACGTTGCCGAGGCCCTGGAGGAGGTGGAAAAGTGGAGGCCAGCGCGACCGCCCACACCTCGGTTTGAGAAGCAGCAACCTCAACTCGAActaccgcagcagcagcagcagccgcaaccACAGCCCgagacgcagcagcagcaaccacagcccgagccgcagcagcagcaacaccagcccgaggcgcagcagcagcaaccacagcccgagacgcagcagcagcagccgcagcccGAGCCGCCACACCAGCCGTCGCTGGAGGCGACGTTCGTGCGGACCGACATCCCGGCGGCCCACGTCAGCAACAGCATTCGGCAGTTTGTGACGGAGGGCGTTCGCTGGCGACAGCAGACCGTCATCTGGACCTGGCCGGAGGGTCCCGCGGAGGACAACGAACCGCCGGCGGAAACGCGCATCTGGGAGGAGGCTCCGCAAAGCAACCCGCGAGACCCTCGGAGAAGGGGTAGGCCGGAGGTCTGGACGCCGCCAACGCCGAGCACGGGTCCACCGACGCCGCCAACACCGAGCACGGGTCCACCGACGCCGCCAACACCGAGCACGGGCCCACCGACGCCGGCAGAGGTCGCGACGGAGCGAGACGGGCCGCTGGAGAAGGGACCCTGGGTTTGGCCCGAGCCCGTTGCGAGCGGCAGACCCAGGCTGCTGAGCCAGCACTCGGAACCGGTGACGACAACGGCGGCGAAGCGACCCATGTTGATGCGGCAGGTGTCCGCGCCCACAAGCGGAGAGTGGCAGGAAGTCGCCCAGGACGAGTGGCCAGCGGGAATAATGGAGGAGCCCGAGGTGGAGATAGCGCGACGCAAAGGCGGCAGACGATGCGTCCGTGTCGCCATGGGTGACCGCGCGTACCGGGTGCGGCTATGCGCTAGGGACGTCAGGGTTTTCCGCCAATAA